Proteins encoded within one genomic window of Triticum aestivum cultivar Chinese Spring chromosome 2D, IWGSC CS RefSeq v2.1, whole genome shotgun sequence:
- the LOC123049419 gene encoding COX assembly mitochondrial protein 2 homolog: MHPHLTLHRHPMCAEIIEEFQKCHVDHPIKKFFGECTDLKIKLDRCFRQEKAVKRKANFEESMKFKERLQAYKKEMAEKENES; encoded by the exons ATGCATCCTCATCTAACCCTACACAGGCACCCTATGTGTGCTGAG ATTATCGAAGAATTCCAGAAGTGCCATGTGGATCACCCCATCAAAAAATTCTTTGGTGAATGCACAGATCTTAAGATTAAGCTTGATCGGTGCTTCCGGCAGGAG AAAGCTGTGAAGAGAAAGGCAAACTTTGAAGAGAGCATGAAATTTAAAGAAAGGTTGCAGGCTTATAAAAAGGAAATGGCTGAGAAAGAAAATGAATCGTAG